From Chthonomonas sp., the proteins below share one genomic window:
- a CDS encoding LamB/YcsF family protein, producing MSASAKPNSRRRRVNGLRINVDCGEGQPWDAELAEFADMLNVCGGAHAGSREISAQTVALARANGLAWGMHPGYPDPEHFGRRPLSSLNAARVAESLRQQVEFLAALGGASYLKPHGAFYHDSQVPGDAADLLLEILGGLPLVGFPGSYHQQIAAAAGVEFWAEGFAERGYAVDGRLLPRSEPGALLTTESEIKAQVAQLRVDTICVHGDSPGCVQAIRWVREALAR from the coding sequence TTGTCCGCATCAGCGAAGCCGAATTCGCGGCGAAGGAGGGTCAACGGCTTGCGGATTAACGTGGATTGCGGGGAAGGGCAGCCCTGGGATGCTGAGCTTGCCGAGTTCGCCGATATGCTCAACGTATGCGGCGGCGCGCACGCTGGCTCGCGGGAGATTTCGGCGCAGACCGTGGCGCTGGCCCGGGCAAATGGCTTGGCGTGGGGCATGCATCCCGGCTATCCTGACCCTGAGCATTTCGGGCGCAGACCTCTATCCTCACTAAACGCGGCAAGGGTTGCGGAGAGTTTGCGCCAGCAAGTGGAGTTCCTCGCCGCGCTCGGTGGAGCCAGTTACCTCAAGCCGCACGGTGCGTTTTATCACGACTCGCAGGTGCCTGGCGATGCCGCCGACCTGCTCCTGGAAATCCTGGGGGGCTTGCCCTTGGTCGGGTTCCCTGGAAGCTACCACCAGCAAATAGCCGCCGCCGCGGGCGTGGAGTTTTGGGCGGAGGGCTTTGCCGAGCGCGGCTACGCCGTCGACGGTCGGCTGCTCCCCCGAAGCGAGCCGGGCGCGCTCCTCACTACCGAAAGTGAAATCAAGGCCCAGGTGGCTCAGCTTCGCGTCGATACCATCTGCGTCCACGGCGACTCGCCCGGCTGCGTGCAAGCGATTCGTTGGGTGCGCGAGGCGCTGGCGCGATGA
- a CDS encoding DNA starvation/stationary phase protection protein, with protein MVSTTRSRHLPVDAKIAKVANEALSSTLLDLMELANQTRHAHWNLRDANFIAVHKQLDATLAVAHAAIDQVAERIRQLGGTVDARSSVVSKESTLPKFPTGELSAADAIANLCESLQATSKTMRAGISAVEDEPITADLLTAHCRALEEQMWLLDSHLG; from the coding sequence ATGGTTTCCACAACTCGCTCCCGCCACCTCCCCGTCGACGCCAAAATCGCCAAGGTCGCGAATGAGGCTCTGAGTTCGACTTTACTTGATCTTATGGAACTCGCGAACCAAACGCGGCATGCTCACTGGAACCTGCGCGATGCCAACTTTATCGCCGTTCACAAGCAACTCGACGCCACGTTGGCCGTCGCTCACGCCGCCATTGACCAGGTCGCCGAACGGATTCGGCAACTCGGTGGCACCGTGGATGCCCGCTCGAGCGTGGTCTCGAAAGAAAGCACGCTACCCAAGTTCCCGACCGGCGAACTCAGCGCGGCCGATGCCATTGCGAATCTTTGCGAATCGCTGCAGGCGACGAGCAAAACCATGCGCGCGGGGATTTCGGCGGTTGAAGACGAGCCGATTACCGCCGACCTGTTGACGGCCCATTGCCGCGCCCTTGAGGAGCAGATGTGGCTTCTCGACTCGCACTTGGGCTAA
- a CDS encoding trypsin-like serine protease: MRSLLLTAGLVVAATSSGIIRLTTVPESSYVTLGQSYLFVGRFNGNSGVLIGDNMVLTAGHLFPGGAATVPFVLNGVTYQVTNCMRDPLYNGGNIVNGHDFTIGRITTRVTTIAPVKMSTGNAAGQTGVIAGYGITGVGTGGATTGNGVRRAGTNVIENFGDGPNCWWTDFDDGSATNNTLPGSLQAATATEGHLGTGDSGGGLFMDIGGVPHLVGINSFNGRFDDNPNPLLFGSVSGFSKLSADGGWIESTLNSMNPGRVSGTIVLSNLSIPMTNTAANVTIHDVTTDAQLETSASPIAIDGGWTISTALRGNYRVRVKAGTWLSRSQVVNITNGWTRNIAQGNALNGDCNGDNIIDIADYSLLASKFDLTSTSAGWDVRADLNRDNIVDIADYTILATNFDAVGQ; this comes from the coding sequence ATGCGATCGTTGCTTTTGACCGCCGGCCTTGTTGTGGCCGCGACAAGTTCGGGAATTATTCGGCTGACCACGGTGCCCGAGAGCTCCTACGTCACCCTCGGCCAGAGCTATTTGTTCGTCGGGCGGTTTAACGGCAACAGCGGCGTCCTCATCGGCGACAACATGGTGCTGACGGCTGGCCACTTGTTCCCGGGCGGAGCGGCGACCGTGCCGTTTGTCCTGAACGGTGTGACCTACCAGGTCACCAACTGCATGCGCGATCCGCTCTACAACGGCGGCAATATCGTGAACGGCCACGACTTCACGATCGGCCGCATCACCACCCGAGTCACCACTATCGCCCCGGTGAAAATGTCCACCGGCAACGCCGCCGGACAGACGGGCGTCATCGCGGGTTACGGCATCACTGGGGTGGGCACGGGCGGCGCGACCACCGGCAACGGCGTCCGCCGAGCCGGCACGAATGTGATCGAGAACTTTGGAGACGGCCCCAACTGCTGGTGGACCGACTTTGACGATGGATCGGCGACCAACAACACCTTGCCGGGTTCACTCCAAGCGGCGACGGCGACAGAAGGGCATCTGGGCACTGGCGATTCGGGCGGTGGCCTGTTCATGGATATCGGCGGAGTGCCTCACCTGGTCGGGATCAACTCGTTCAATGGCCGTTTCGACGACAATCCGAACCCGCTGCTCTTCGGGTCGGTCTCGGGGTTCAGCAAGCTCAGCGCCGATGGCGGTTGGATTGAAAGCACGCTCAACTCGATGAATCCGGGCCGTGTCTCGGGGACCATCGTGCTCTCGAACTTGTCCATTCCGATGACCAACACGGCGGCGAACGTCACGATTCACGACGTAACCACCGACGCTCAGCTTGAAACCAGCGCCAGTCCGATCGCCATTGATGGTGGTTGGACCATCTCTACGGCGCTCCGTGGCAACTACCGGGTGCGGGTGAAGGCCGGCACGTGGCTCAGCCGCAGTCAGGTGGTGAATATCACCAACGGCTGGACGCGCAACATCGCCCAAGGGAATGCTCTGAACGGCGACTGCAACGGCGACAATATCATTGATATCGCCGACTACTCGCTCCTTGCGAGCAAGTTTGATCTCACCTCGACTTCGGCGGGATGGGACGTGCGGGCGGATTTGAATCGCGACAACATCGTTGACATCGCCGACTACACGATTCTCGCTACCAACTTCGACGCTGTCGGCCAGTAG
- a CDS encoding zf-HC2 domain-containing protein: MSCDDVRDFLYLYVCDELTTSESRTVSEHLSNCPSCREALAEMIQLHTVMAARMPSIPLSYYSVNN; this comes from the coding sequence ATGAGTTGTGATGATGTTAGGGACTTCCTGTACCTGTACGTCTGTGACGAGCTGACCACCAGCGAATCGCGGACGGTCAGCGAGCATCTGAGCAACTGCCCCTCCTGCCGCGAAGCCCTGGCCGAAATGATTCAGCTTCACACCGTTATGGCCGCGCGCATGCCCAGTATTCCGCTAAGCTACTACTCGGTGAATAACTAA
- a CDS encoding sigma-70 family RNA polymerase sigma factor: MNEVTDFVDSTALAIRARTGDESKAGVLSQVLRESFVKKFLAIGLGFDDANELAQDCVCEVMLNLGRFDENRANFQSWASGFARTHLRAWRRKELGRRSVEHSLEDVAEAAVVDEELNEVDCALRTCLGSLPVVDRELLIMRFSLGLSFDEIAERANLSSVNARKRLSRAMERLRRDPVLREALGM; encoded by the coding sequence ATGAACGAGGTCACGGATTTCGTAGACTCGACGGCGCTAGCCATTCGGGCTCGCACTGGTGATGAATCAAAAGCAGGGGTACTGTCACAGGTCCTCCGAGAATCCTTTGTCAAGAAATTTCTTGCCATTGGCCTAGGCTTTGACGACGCCAATGAACTTGCGCAGGACTGCGTCTGCGAGGTGATGCTCAATTTGGGCCGCTTCGACGAGAATCGCGCCAACTTCCAATCATGGGCCAGCGGCTTTGCCCGCACCCATCTGCGCGCCTGGCGTCGCAAGGAGTTGGGTCGCCGCAGCGTAGAGCATAGCCTGGAAGACGTGGCCGAAGCCGCCGTCGTGGACGAAGAACTGAACGAAGTGGATTGCGCGCTGCGCACCTGCCTCGGCAGTCTGCCCGTCGTGGATCGCGAGCTGCTCATCATGCGCTTTTCGCTGGGCCTCTCGTTCGACGAAATTGCCGAACGCGCCAATCTCAGTTCCGTTAACGCTCGCAAGCGCCTTTCGCGCGCCATGGAGCGGCTCCGCCGCGACCCCGTTCTGCGCGAAGCTTTAGGCATGTAA
- a CDS encoding DUF4139 domain-containing protein, whose translation MQATTPQTSLTVYNGGFGLVKDVRVVELAAGRQTIPVPNVAAMIERDSVAVRSLSAPGSFEVMEQNFRYDLISPFAILQKSIGEEVTITQVLANGTVAREEGTLLSAPVNEALAATNTGVTIRLKNGGVLLNPPGTIEVKKLPGDLVSKPTLFWDLDADKAGANTVELSYLTGGLSWIANYVILLEDDGNSGSLKGWVTMNNTSGTSYVDCRLKLLAGEVNRSAPAKTPADAGRFLREYKMKDHDMQEEQFGEYHLYTLPRPATVLNNEMKQLSLLESPKIKIAKQIVFDPTLNYGSYRASEGEIGTGSIKPLVKYTIVNAKASGLGMPLPAGTVKLYQRDSEGATQLVGEDSIDHTPADERISLDVGRAFDIVAQRNRSSYKRIVSGKKTIGATETFVTELRNRKKVAETVTLIERFYGDWKVTESTEKYTKANANAIVFTVTLKPGEVRKLTYSVETRWGS comes from the coding sequence ATGCAAGCAACCACTCCCCAAACTTCCCTTACCGTTTACAACGGAGGCTTCGGCCTCGTGAAAGACGTCCGCGTCGTCGAGCTCGCGGCCGGTCGTCAAACGATTCCGGTGCCCAACGTTGCCGCCATGATCGAGCGCGACAGCGTCGCGGTTCGCAGCCTGTCCGCGCCGGGCTCGTTCGAGGTGATGGAGCAGAACTTCCGCTACGACCTCATCAGCCCGTTCGCGATTCTGCAAAAATCCATCGGCGAAGAGGTGACAATCACGCAGGTGCTGGCCAACGGTACGGTCGCTCGCGAGGAGGGCACGCTGCTTTCCGCGCCCGTCAATGAGGCACTCGCCGCGACCAACACGGGCGTGACCATCCGCCTCAAGAATGGGGGCGTGTTGCTGAATCCGCCTGGCACCATTGAGGTGAAGAAACTTCCGGGCGATCTGGTAAGCAAGCCGACCCTGTTTTGGGATCTCGACGCCGACAAGGCAGGCGCGAACACGGTCGAACTGAGCTATCTGACCGGCGGCCTTTCGTGGATCGCCAACTACGTGATTCTGCTGGAGGACGACGGCAACTCGGGCAGCCTCAAGGGCTGGGTAACGATGAACAACACGTCGGGGACCAGCTATGTTGACTGCCGCCTGAAGCTTTTGGCCGGCGAAGTCAACCGAAGTGCACCGGCGAAAACGCCCGCAGATGCCGGGCGCTTCCTTCGTGAATACAAGATGAAGGATCACGACATGCAAGAGGAGCAGTTTGGCGAGTACCACCTCTATACACTGCCCCGCCCCGCGACGGTGCTCAACAACGAGATGAAGCAGCTGAGCCTGCTCGAATCTCCCAAGATCAAGATCGCCAAGCAGATTGTTTTCGATCCGACTCTGAACTACGGCTCGTACCGCGCCAGCGAAGGCGAAATCGGCACCGGCTCCATCAAGCCGCTGGTCAAGTACACCATCGTCAACGCCAAGGCATCGGGACTGGGCATGCCGTTGCCCGCCGGAACAGTCAAGCTGTACCAGCGCGATAGCGAAGGCGCGACCCAGTTAGTCGGCGAGGACTCGATTGATCACACTCCGGCCGATGAACGGATCAGCCTTGATGTGGGGCGCGCGTTCGACATCGTTGCCCAGCGCAACCGCAGTTCGTACAAGCGCATTGTCAGCGGCAAAAAGACCATTGGCGCGACCGAAACCTTTGTCACCGAGCTTCGCAATCGCAAGAAGGTCGCCGAGACCGTGACTCTCATCGAGCGATTTTACGGCGACTGGAAGGTCACCGAATCCACCGAAAAGTACACCAAAGCAAACGCCAACGCGATTGTTTTCACGGTGACTTTGAAGCCGGGCGAAGTGCGCAAGCTCACCTACTCGGTAGAAACTCGTTGGGGAAGCTGA
- a CDS encoding ABC transporter permease, whose product MQNFREALTGLWENRSRSVLSALGVTVAAIAIVMLVSIAIGVQKDIRGQVEDLGVNTIVVMPGKVGFGQFNPNIGGQSYLKERHLPALRKVSGVVRACPMTFVGGGIRAGKKEAAPFIIATTSDWFLIRPMSFRSGRAFTDPLTSERIAVIGSIASDELFGEGVDSVGKQVNVNGQQFRVVGVTVDKKSEQSLFSMGGLQNVVYIPYHAQKQLTENQQTDRLMVQSRSDYDPKQLVPALNAAMTSQLSDLQFSILTQEDLLNLVFKVMSILTWLLVGLTSIALFVGGIGITAVMMMSVNERSREIGIRKTVGAKRKDIFVQFMFESVLIAVLGGTVGLLFSAIAGFFLTQYTPIKPEINWQVISLCFGTCIFVGFVSGMIPAVRASRKDPVDAMRQE is encoded by the coding sequence GTGCAAAACTTTCGGGAGGCCTTGACCGGACTGTGGGAAAACCGGAGTCGGTCCGTGCTCAGCGCGCTGGGCGTGACCGTGGCCGCCATCGCCATTGTGATGCTGGTCAGCATCGCCATCGGCGTGCAAAAGGACATCCGCGGCCAGGTTGAAGACCTCGGCGTAAACACGATCGTCGTCATGCCCGGCAAAGTCGGTTTTGGCCAATTCAACCCCAACATCGGCGGTCAAAGCTACCTCAAGGAGCGGCACCTCCCCGCCTTGCGCAAGGTCTCGGGCGTGGTTCGCGCCTGCCCCATGACGTTTGTCGGCGGTGGCATTCGTGCTGGCAAAAAGGAAGCCGCTCCGTTCATCATTGCCACCACCAGTGACTGGTTCCTCATCCGGCCGATGTCGTTCCGATCGGGACGCGCTTTTACTGATCCGCTGACCAGCGAGCGGATCGCGGTGATCGGTAGCATCGCCAGCGACGAACTCTTCGGCGAGGGCGTGGACAGCGTGGGCAAGCAGGTGAATGTCAACGGCCAACAATTTCGCGTGGTCGGCGTGACCGTCGATAAGAAAAGCGAGCAGAGCCTCTTTAGCATGGGCGGCCTGCAAAACGTGGTTTACATTCCCTACCACGCGCAAAAGCAGCTCACCGAGAACCAGCAAACCGATCGCCTGATGGTGCAAAGCCGCAGCGACTACGACCCCAAACAGCTGGTCCCGGCGCTCAACGCGGCGATGACCAGCCAACTTAGCGACCTGCAATTCAGCATCCTCACGCAAGAGGATTTGCTGAACCTCGTGTTCAAGGTCATGAGCATCCTCACATGGCTACTGGTAGGCCTGACAAGCATCGCGCTGTTCGTCGGCGGCATCGGCATTACCGCGGTGATGATGATGAGCGTGAACGAGCGCAGCCGCGAAATCGGGATCCGCAAGACGGTCGGCGCGAAGCGCAAAGATATCTTTGTGCAGTTCATGTTCGAGAGCGTGCTGATCGCGGTTCTAGGCGGAACCGTCGGACTTCTTTTCAGCGCGATCGCGGGCTTTTTCCTGACGCAATACACGCCCATCAAGCCCGAGATTAACTGGCAAGTGATTAGCCTTTGCTTCGGAACTTGTATCTTTGTGGGGTTTGTGTCGGGCATGATCCCGGCGGTGCGGGCCTCGCGCAAAGACCCCGTCGACGCGATGCGCCAAGAATAA
- the nuoD gene encoding NADH dehydrogenase (quinone) subunit D → MSTQTFIPSTETVFQRVGENTMIVNMGPQHPSTHGVLRIICELDGETIVQCKCVIGYLHTGMEKEAEYQQYHKCVVMTDRMDYLNANGNNLAHALAVEKLLGCEVPKRGQYLRVILAELSRIASHCVWLGTSGLDLGAMTPFFYIMQQRELILDLFEMFSGVRMMPSWIVPGGLRGDMPEEFEPRLRAFLKSFREELKVVEDLLVENPIWKERTQGVGILTAEQALALGCSGPIARGSGVAWDLRKSNPYSSYEDFDFGVPIGKTGDVYDRFLVRIAEMKESAKIIEQAIDNLPSGPWNTNDRKIAPPPREELDNSMESLIHHFKLYTEGFHPPVGEAYAAVEGSKGELGFYIVSDGSNRPYRWHERPSSFMNLKTLEVLSIGRMIADVIAIIGSVDIVLGEIDR, encoded by the coding sequence ATGTCGACGCAAACGTTTATCCCTTCGACCGAGACCGTTTTCCAGCGTGTCGGGGAGAACACCATGATCGTGAACATGGGGCCGCAGCACCCCAGCACTCACGGCGTCCTTCGCATTATCTGCGAGCTCGATGGCGAAACCATCGTGCAGTGCAAGTGCGTCATTGGCTACCTCCACACGGGCATGGAAAAGGAGGCCGAATATCAGCAGTATCACAAGTGCGTGGTCATGACCGACCGCATGGATTATCTGAACGCGAACGGCAACAATCTGGCCCACGCTCTGGCGGTGGAAAAGCTGCTCGGATGCGAAGTGCCCAAGCGCGGCCAATACCTGCGCGTGATCTTAGCCGAGCTCAGCCGCATCGCCAGTCACTGCGTGTGGCTCGGCACCAGCGGCCTGGACCTGGGCGCGATGACCCCGTTCTTCTACATCATGCAGCAACGAGAACTGATTCTCGACCTGTTCGAGATGTTCAGCGGCGTGCGCATGATGCCCTCGTGGATCGTCCCCGGAGGACTCCGCGGCGACATGCCCGAGGAATTCGAGCCGCGCCTGCGCGCCTTCCTCAAGAGCTTCCGCGAAGAACTCAAGGTCGTTGAAGACCTTCTCGTCGAAAACCCGATTTGGAAGGAGCGCACCCAAGGCGTAGGCATCCTCACCGCCGAACAGGCGTTGGCGCTCGGCTGCTCTGGCCCCATCGCTCGTGGCAGCGGCGTGGCGTGGGACCTCCGCAAGAGCAACCCCTACAGCAGCTACGAAGACTTTGACTTCGGAGTGCCGATCGGCAAGACCGGCGACGTTTACGACCGATTCTTGGTGCGCATCGCCGAGATGAAGGAGTCGGCCAAGATCATCGAGCAAGCGATTGACAACCTGCCGAGCGGGCCGTGGAACACCAACGACCGCAAGATCGCGCCGCCGCCCCGCGAAGAGCTCGACAACTCGATGGAGTCGCTCATCCACCACTTTAAGCTCTACACCGAGGGCTTCCACCCGCCGGTGGGCGAGGCTTATGCCGCCGTCGAAGGCTCGAAGGGCGAGCTCGGCTTCTATATCGTAAGCGATGGATCGAACCGACCCTACCGCTGGCACGAGCGACCCAGCTCGTTTATGAACCTGAAGACGCTTGAGGTCCTTTCGATTGGCCGCATGATCGCCGACGTCATCGCGATTATTGGCTCGGTGGACATTGTGCTCGGCGAAATCGACCGCTGA
- a CDS encoding prepilin-type N-terminal cleavage/methylation domain-containing protein, which translates to MRKAFTLIELLVVIAIIAILAAILFPVFTQAKAAAKKTQAISNAKQTTLASIMYSNDVDDMIHPAQTWGGGGPATVGGVSTSPWTWLVMPYMKNADILMDPQAPGPLAWPAVWPVLVAKAFQPEMGFNVDGLAQVIASTTITHNVQGMTNVANPADTVLYTAKNSRSEVKGLTTPTGFWWFGAGTYNIQLTVQQPYCSPDPTVVCGYDWGSAQFLADTILARKEAAGAYTGAVSMRGTGQMVVSWTDGHVSSKNWGAMTAGTNFGKLANGTWVSGANGLLLQDKTKYLWDIE; encoded by the coding sequence ATGCGAAAGGCATTTACACTCATTGAACTTCTCGTCGTTATCGCGATCATCGCGATTCTGGCGGCCATCCTGTTCCCCGTCTTCACCCAAGCTAAGGCTGCGGCGAAGAAGACCCAGGCGATCAGCAACGCCAAGCAAACGACGCTCGCTTCGATCATGTACAGCAACGATGTTGATGACATGATTCACCCGGCCCAAACTTGGGGCGGCGGCGGCCCGGCCACCGTTGGTGGTGTTTCGACCAGTCCTTGGACTTGGCTCGTTATGCCCTACATGAAGAATGCGGACATCCTGATGGACCCGCAAGCACCCGGACCCCTCGCCTGGCCGGCCGTATGGCCCGTCCTCGTTGCTAAGGCGTTCCAACCGGAAATGGGCTTCAACGTTGATGGTCTGGCTCAAGTCATCGCTTCGACGACCATCACGCACAACGTTCAAGGTATGACCAACGTTGCCAACCCGGCCGACACCGTGCTCTACACGGCTAAGAACAGCCGCTCGGAAGTCAAGGGTCTCACGACTCCCACCGGTTTCTGGTGGTTCGGTGCTGGTACGTACAACATTCAGTTGACCGTCCAACAACCGTACTGCTCGCCGGATCCCACCGTTGTCTGCGGTTACGACTGGGGTAGTGCTCAGTTCCTCGCCGACACGATTCTTGCTCGCAAGGAAGCCGCTGGTGCTTACACCGGTGCTGTTTCGATGCGCGGTACGGGTCAAATGGTTGTCTCCTGGACTGACGGACACGTCAGCTCCAAGAACTGGGGTGCTATGACCGCCGGTACCAACTTTGGTAAACTGGCCAACGGTACCTGGGTAAGTGGTGCAAACGGACTCCTGTTGCAAGACAAGACCAAGTACCTCTGGGACATCGAATAA
- a CDS encoding mannose-1-phosphate guanylyltransferase, producing the protein MAHQRIAVIMAGGSGERFWPASRKLRPKQLLKLASPTESMIEQTVARIAPMISLDKVYVATVPHLQQACREHLPQLAAENILAEPHKRNTMGCLSWFAANLMATGFGMDTSIVVLSGDHLISPQEKFLHTVEVAFGAVEANGGLLNFGIRPSRPETGYGYLQVDRDATAMGTADVPVRPLKRTVEKPDLATAEEYVASGEFLWSSGMFVFTLAAFMRETETSSPEHFRAIHEMVPALQAGDTAAASAIFEKLPSISYDYAIGERAKNTWTAESSFDWDDIGAWDALDRTMPHDEAGNVTQGGTLALVNTKNSIVVNETGLAVGVLGMEDVVVVVTADAVLVCRKDDAQQVRGVVEIFSQQGLPVT; encoded by the coding sequence ATGGCGCACCAACGCATTGCCGTTATCATGGCGGGAGGTTCCGGCGAACGCTTTTGGCCGGCCAGCCGCAAACTCCGACCCAAGCAGCTTCTCAAACTCGCCAGCCCCACGGAGTCGATGATTGAGCAAACGGTGGCGCGGATCGCCCCGATGATCAGCCTCGACAAGGTTTATGTGGCCACCGTGCCGCACCTTCAGCAAGCTTGTCGCGAGCACCTGCCGCAGTTGGCCGCTGAAAACATCCTTGCCGAGCCACACAAGCGCAACACCATGGGATGCCTCAGTTGGTTCGCGGCAAACCTCATGGCCACCGGATTCGGCATGGACACCAGCATTGTCGTGCTAAGTGGCGACCATCTGATCAGTCCGCAGGAAAAGTTTTTGCACACGGTTGAAGTTGCGTTCGGCGCGGTGGAGGCCAACGGCGGCCTGTTGAACTTTGGCATCCGCCCCTCGCGACCGGAGACGGGTTACGGTTACCTGCAAGTGGATCGCGACGCGACCGCGATGGGCACTGCCGACGTCCCGGTGCGCCCGCTCAAACGCACGGTGGAAAAGCCCGACCTCGCCACCGCCGAAGAGTACGTCGCGAGCGGCGAGTTCCTGTGGAGCAGCGGCATGTTTGTCTTCACCTTGGCGGCGTTCATGCGCGAGACCGAGACCTCATCGCCGGAGCACTTCCGCGCGATCCACGAAATGGTTCCCGCGCTCCAGGCGGGAGATACGGCCGCGGCAAGCGCCATTTTCGAAAAGCTGCCGAGCATCAGCTACGACTACGCGATCGGCGAGCGAGCCAAGAACACGTGGACCGCAGAGTCCTCGTTTGATTGGGACGACATCGGAGCTTGGGACGCGCTCGACCGGACCATGCCCCACGACGAGGCGGGCAACGTGACCCAAGGCGGGACTTTGGCCCTAGTGAATACCAAAAATTCCATCGTGGTTAACGAAACCGGCTTGGCGGTTGGTGTCCTGGGCATGGAAGACGTGGTCGTAGTGGTCACCGCCGACGCCGTGTTGGTGTGCCGCAAAGACGATGCGCAGCAGGTTCGTGGCGTGGTGGAAATTTTCAGCCAGCAGGGATTGCCGGTTACTTAG